The following proteins come from a genomic window of Gossypium raimondii isolate GPD5lz chromosome 5, ASM2569854v1, whole genome shotgun sequence:
- the LOC105769688 gene encoding uncharacterized protein LOC105769688: MAASSRKSSGPVLRSLSPSGRFSSHYVSHSPSSSSSAFAYSSSSFTSRSSTFFNQPRSISPPRVNVYNHTQSSQSVRFSLDSRPISPNRSISAVRRNTEALRNLQSKQPKRTCMCSPTTHPGSFRCSLHKGFNNSHASSGYAPSNRLNARRSAMTNSLVRIGGVEGDLVKRALSALIRPSSHQQRRRAAFQPRPSRLSVMSKAED; encoded by the coding sequence ATGGCGGCATCTTCTAGAAAATCGAGTGGACCGGTTCTCCGATCCCTCTCCCCATCAGGCCGATTCAGTTCTCACTATGTTTCACACTCTCCGTCTTCTTCTTCCTCGGCTTTTGCTTATTCCAGTTCGAGCTTTACTTCACGCTCTTCTACTTTCTTTAATCAACCTAGATCTATTTCTCCGCCGCGCGTCAATGTTTATAACCACACTCAATCGTCGCAGTCTGTTCGATTCTCGCTCGATAGCCGTCCGATCTCGCCGAATCGTTCGATTTCAGCTGTCCGTAGAAACACCGAGGCGTTGAGAAATTTACAGAGCAAACAGCCAAAGCGTACCTGTATGTGTTCCCCTACGACGCATCCTGGATCGTTTCGTTGCAGTCTTCATAAAGGATTCAATAATTCGCACGCGTCGTCTGGTTACGCGCCTAGCAATCGGCTTAACGCGCGTAGATCTGCGATGACGAACTCGCTGGTGAGAATTGGAGGAGTCGAAGGAGATTTGGTTAAGAGAGCGTTGTCGGCTTTGATTAGACCTTCCTCTCACCAGCAGCGTCGACGTGCAGCGTTTCAGCCGAGGCCTAGCCGACTCTCCGTGATGTCTAAAGCCGAGGATTGA